Proteins encoded in a region of the Bacteroidales bacterium genome:
- a CDS encoding LysR family transcriptional regulator — translation MKSKIPELEAHYKLWLSLKNGEGILGDGKWHLLRAIEEYGSISKAAINLGISYRKAWGDLKKIEELLGISVIEKHRGGQLGGSSMITKQGLELIKAYTRFHNEFEIFFQKSFIKFHNEISSL, via the coding sequence ATGAAATCGAAAATTCCCGAATTGGAAGCACATTATAAATTGTGGCTCTCATTAAAAAACGGTGAAGGCATCCTGGGCGATGGTAAATGGCATTTACTACGGGCTATCGAGGAATATGGTTCTATTTCAAAAGCAGCGATAAACCTTGGCATCAGCTATCGCAAGGCTTGGGGCGATCTAAAAAAAATTGAAGAACTTCTTGGTATCTCAGTTATTGAAAAACACAGGGGCGGTCAGCTCGGTGGAAGTTCAATGATCACAAAACAAGGATTGGAGCTTATAAAAGCATATACCCGTTTTCATAACGAATTTGAAATATTTTTTCAGAAATCATTCATCAAATTTCATAACGAAATATCATCATTA
- a CDS encoding pyrimidine/purine nucleoside phosphorylase yields MFKTNEYFGGNVKSIAFTTKEGSATIGVMAVGEYEFGTSTVEYMTVTSGKLTVKLPGSSEWKEFKQGETFIVEKDKKFQLVVKEESSYLCLYK; encoded by the coding sequence ATGTTCAAAACAAACGAATATTTCGGTGGCAATGTAAAATCAATTGCGTTCACAACTAAAGAAGGTTCAGCAACTATAGGTGTTATGGCTGTTGGCGAATATGAATTCGGAACTTCAACTGTAGAATACATGACAGTAACCTCAGGAAAACTTACCGTTAAACTTCCCGGAAGCAGCGAATGGAAAGAGTTTAAACAAGGCGAAACCTTCATCGTTGAAAAAGATAAAAAGTTTCAGCTCGTAGTTAAAGAAGAATCATCATACCTCTGCCTTTATAAATAA
- the thiS gene encoding sulfur carrier protein ThiS encodes MKINLNNNDTELNYKEISVKELLAVQKFTFKLLVIKVNGNLVKRDDYEKIIIRDGDKVDVIHLMSGG; translated from the coding sequence ATGAAAATTAACCTTAACAATAACGATACAGAACTTAACTATAAGGAAATTTCTGTAAAAGAACTTTTAGCTGTACAGAAATTTACTTTTAAATTGCTTGTAATTAAAGTGAATGGGAATCTTGTGAAAAGAGATGATTACGAAAAAATAATAATCCGCGACGGCGATAAAGTAGATGTGATACATTTAATGAGCGGAGGATGA
- a CDS encoding DUF4118 domain-containing protein, with protein MPALFTYKANKSRQYFLSIGLVVVVSAICYLLSDYMGYRVVALILMVTVSFIAMFYSILPVLVCAILSALIWDYFFIPPYFAFTVHDTEDLLMLMMYFIIAMVNAVMTYKIRQMEKAAQEREEKEKTVMLYNTLLNSLSHELRTPISTIIGATDNMLSELNNLTEQNKNDLLKEISDASLRLDRQVENLLNMSRLESGFLKPKKDWCDINELIHDVANKYTGNIDNHTINIQVKENLPLFKLDFVLIEQVLNNLILNAILYTPKYCIVTIMAMCKNDNLILIIEDHGNGFPPEEIDKVFDKFYRLKNTKPGGTGLGLSIVKGFIEAHNGKVKLENIPEGGARFTIEIPAETTYINNLKNE; from the coding sequence GTGCCAGCGCTATTTACATACAAAGCTAATAAATCAAGACAATATTTTTTAAGTATTGGACTTGTTGTTGTGGTTTCAGCCATTTGTTACTTGCTATCGGATTATATGGGTTACCGTGTTGTCGCGTTGATCCTGATGGTTACCGTTTCGTTCATCGCAATGTTTTATAGCATTCTTCCTGTTTTGGTTTGTGCCATACTTAGCGCCCTGATTTGGGATTATTTTTTTATTCCGCCCTATTTTGCATTTACAGTTCATGACACTGAAGACCTGTTAATGCTGATGATGTACTTTATTATTGCTATGGTGAATGCAGTAATGACCTATAAGATACGACAAATGGAAAAAGCAGCACAGGAGAGAGAAGAAAAAGAAAAAACAGTAATGCTATATAATACTTTATTGAATTCTCTTTCACATGAATTGAGAACACCTATTTCAACTATTATCGGAGCAACGGATAATATGTTATCAGAATTAAACAATTTAACAGAACAAAACAAAAATGATTTATTAAAAGAGATATCAGATGCTTCACTGCGCCTTGACAGGCAGGTAGAGAATTTGCTTAATATGTCAAGACTTGAATCCGGTTTTTTAAAACCCAAAAAGGATTGGTGCGATATCAATGAACTTATTCATGATGTAGCAAACAAGTATACGGGTAATATTGATAATCATACTATAAATATACAGGTTAAAGAGAACTTGCCTCTTTTTAAACTTGACTTTGTACTAATAGAACAAGTGCTGAATAATTTAATTTTAAATGCAATACTGTATACGCCAAAATACTGCATAGTAACAATTATGGCAATGTGTAAAAACGATAATTTAATACTCATCATTGAAGACCATGGCAATGGGTTTCCACCCGAAGAGATTGATAAAGTATTTGATAAATTTTACCGGTTAAAAAATACAAAACCGGGAGGGACAGGGCTTGGATTGTCTATTGTCAAAGGGTTTATTGAAGCACATAATGGCAAGGTGAAACTTGAGAATATCCCTGAAGGTGGAGCCCGGTTTACTATAGAAATACCAGCAGAAACAACATACATAAACAATTTAAAAAATGAATGA